The following is a genomic window from Longimicrobiales bacterium.
ATCTTGGCGCGATGCGGCAGCTCGATCGCGCGATGCGGGGACCGCCGGCGAGCGACTGAGCGCAGTGCTTCGATTCACGGAGAGGTGATGAGCATTCGAATCGTCCGGCTGGGCACGCCGCGGGCGGAAGACGAAGGTCTGCGCATCGGCACCGTTCGTCGACCGCCGCGAGGCGTGCCCAAGGCCGAGATCGCCGGGAGGGATTTCTACGACGTCTGGTTCCCGAACCTGGCGCCGTCCCTGGAAACGATGAAGGCCGCGCAGCGGGCGGAAACGCCCGCCGAATGGCGGGCCTTCGTCCGGGCGTATCGCAAGGAGATGGGCACGCCGGAGGCGCGACACGCGCTGGCACTGCTCGCGGCGATGTCGCACGAGA
Proteins encoded in this region:
- a CDS encoding DUF488 family protein → MSIRIVRLGTPRAEDEGLRIGTVRRPPRGVPKAEIAGRDFYDVWFPNLAPSLETMKAAQRAETPAEWRAFVRAYRKEMGTPEARHALALLAAMSHETNFSVGCYCEDEDHCHRSILRELLQEHGALIQA